The DNA sequence GCTCAAGTAGCGAACTTTCTCAAGACCCAGACCGTAATTGACCGCGTTAAGATCTTCGACGTTAACCCCGACATCCTCCGTGCCTTTGCCGGTAGTGGGATCTCCGTCACCGTAACGGTAGGTAACGGTGAGATCGTGGGGTTAAAGGACCCAAAGGTAGCCCGGAGATGGGTTTCGGCCAACATAAAACCGTTTCATCCGGcaactaaaatcaattacatTGCGGTTGGAAATGAGGTTCTTCATTGGGGTGATAAGTTCCAAGTTTCTGGCCTCGTCCCAGCCATGAAAAGCCTCCACCACGCTCTTATTCAAGAAGGGATTAAAGATATTAAGGTTAGCTTCTTCTTTCTGTTTCATTAAGCAACAATAAATGAGTGTATGTAGTTACTAATTATGATTACAACAGGTAACATCTCCTCATTCTCTAGGAATACTCTCAGTCTCAGAGCCACCAAGCTCAGCTCGATTCAGGCGAGGCTACGACAGAGCAGTGTTCGTGCCAATGCTGAAGTTCTTGCAAGAGACTAACTCACCATTGATGGTTAATCCTTACCCCTACTTCGGCTACAATCCCAAAATGCCCAACTACTCTCTATTCAAGCCCAACCGTGGCATCCGTGACCCTAAAACCGGCATCACGTACACGAACATGTTCGATGCCCAGATGGATGCCGTACACACAGCGGCGAAGGCTATTGGGTTTGGAAATGTTGAGCTGGTAATCGGCGAGACGGGTTGGTCATCGGCGTGTGAATGGGAGGTTTGTTCGATCGAGCACGCGAGGGATTACAATGCTAATCTTATTAAGCATATAAATTCAGGAAAAGGAACACCTTTGATGCCCAATCGAAAGTTTGAGACTTATCTGTTTGCTTTGTTTAATGAGAATCTTAAACCTGGTCCTCTTGGTGAACGCAATTGGGGTCTTTTTCAGCCTGATTTTACTCCCGTTTATGATGTTGGCATTTTGCGCAATGGACAGGTACTAATAATACTTTATCTATACTTACTCATTAATTTATTATTCGAATCCAATTATCTTTCATATTTTCATAATTCACgtaacatgtatattttttttagggcTTACATTTCTTCAcaaat is a window from the Cannabis sativa cultivar Pink pepper isolate KNU-18-1 chromosome 1, ASM2916894v1, whole genome shotgun sequence genome containing:
- the LOC115705614 gene encoding glucan endo-1,3-beta-glucosidase — translated: MAAPLLISFLLLYFTAAGESIGVNYGTLANNLPSPAQVANFLKTQTVIDRVKIFDVNPDILRAFAGSGISVTVTVGNGEIVGLKDPKVARRWVSANIKPFHPATKINYIAVGNEVLHWGDKFQVSGLVPAMKSLHHALIQEGIKDIKVTSPHSLGILSVSEPPSSARFRRGYDRAVFVPMLKFLQETNSPLMVNPYPYFGYNPKMPNYSLFKPNRGIRDPKTGITYTNMFDAQMDAVHTAAKAIGFGNVELVIGETGWSSACEWEVCSIEHARDYNANLIKHINSGKGTPLMPNRKFETYLFALFNENLKPGPLGERNWGLFQPDFTPVYDVGILRNGQRPGGSGGGGGSGSGAVGKKWCVPKLEASGQALQANIDYVCSSGVDCKPIQPGGSCFQPNDVRSHASFVMNSFYQTNGRHDYNCDFAKTGLITSSNPSRGSCVYV